From a single Nanoarchaeota archaeon genomic region:
- a CDS encoding ATP-binding protein, giving the protein MRFINRHVELKELEDCYAFSKKRLFSVVIYGMRRVGKTELIKEFSKDKESIYFFVYDNKTSKALLSEYEEELKRRKIIEPLVRIETWENFADVLFEKCKNMIVVFDEFQNFREIYPAIFSVFQRKFDENKDVPMLMIFSGSIIEMIKRTFEDMKAPLYGRIKTKIKLAPLSYKDTKAMLGILDYKEESDVVEFYSIFGGVPKYYVAIEDFELNGKPLMDVLTYLFLRENAPFGSEVLDVLRQEFGKKKGTYYTILEAIATGHTKLNEIATYAGRNMTSITRYLNDLTEKYEMVGRIVPVTEDPEKTRKGTYVIRNPVMAFWFRYIHRNISLFEGKNFSELVGIIKKDLVRYEGRQFELVGREFFTELNAKGTMPFRFSKIGTWWGPYRDNEERKIAEIDIVALNEQTKEILFCECKWQDNVDAKKILAELKEKTKFVQWNNEKRKEHYAIFAKSFKEKIKEQNVMLFDLKDLGKA; this is encoded by the coding sequence ATGAGATTCATAAACCGCCATGTTGAGCTTAAAGAGCTTGAGGATTGCTATGCCTTTTCAAAGAAAAGGCTTTTTTCCGTAGTAATCTATGGAATGAGGCGAGTAGGCAAGACAGAACTCATTAAGGAGTTCTCGAAGGATAAGGAATCTATATACTTTTTCGTCTATGACAACAAAACGTCAAAGGCGCTTCTAAGCGAATACGAAGAGGAGCTAAAGAGAAGAAAGATCATCGAGCCTCTTGTCAGGATTGAGACCTGGGAGAATTTCGCCGATGTTTTATTTGAGAAATGCAAAAACATGATTGTAGTTTTTGACGAGTTCCAGAACTTCAGGGAAATATATCCCGCCATTTTCTCAGTATTCCAAAGAAAATTTGACGAGAATAAAGACGTTCCAATGCTCATGATATTTTCCGGCTCCATTATCGAAATGATTAAGAGGACGTTTGAGGATATGAAAGCTCCGCTTTATGGCCGGATAAAGACTAAGATAAAGCTCGCGCCATTGTCATACAAAGACACAAAGGCCATGCTTGGCATTCTTGATTATAAAGAAGAATCTGATGTTGTGGAGTTCTATTCTATATTTGGCGGCGTACCGAAATACTATGTTGCAATAGAGGATTTTGAGCTTAATGGAAAGCCGCTGATGGATGTTTTGACGTATCTATTTTTGAGAGAAAATGCGCCGTTTGGCTCTGAAGTGCTTGATGTTCTGAGGCAGGAATTCGGCAAAAAGAAGGGCACATACTATACGATATTAGAAGCCATAGCCACAGGGCATACAAAGCTGAATGAAATCGCAACTTATGCAGGGCGCAATATGACTTCAATCACAAGATACCTGAATGATCTGACCGAGAAATATGAGATGGTGGGGCGCATTGTTCCTGTGACCGAAGACCCGGAAAAAACCAGAAAAGGCACGTATGTAATTAGAAATCCGGTGATGGCCTTCTGGTTCAGGTATATTCACAGAAACATCAGCCTTTTTGAAGGGAAAAACTTCTCAGAGCTTGTTGGCATAATTAAGAAGGATTTAGTGCGCTATGAAGGCAGGCAGTTTGAGCTTGTGGGGCGCGAATTCTTCACAGAGCTTAACGCTAAAGGCACGATGCCGTTCAGGTTCTCAAAAATCGGGACATGGTGGGGCCCGTATCGCGATAATGAAGAGCGGAAGATTGCGGAGATAGATATTGTTGCCCTGAACGAACAGACAAAAGAGATTTTATTCTGCGAATGCAAATGGCAGGATAATGTTGATGCTAAAAAGATTTTGGCCGAATTGAAGGAAAAAACTAAATTCGTGCAATGGAACAATGAGAAAAGAAAGGAGCATTACGCGATTTTCGCAAAGTCGTTTAAGGAGAAAATCAAAGAGCAGAACGTAATGCTTTTTGACCTGAAGGATTTGGGGAAGGCGTGA